The Fontisubflavum oceani genomic interval GCTATGACGTCGATGCCGTCAAAGCCAAAATCGCGGCCAGCGGCCTGTCGGCTGCCGAAATGATCGCCACGGCCTGGGACAGCGCGCGGACCTTCCGCGGCTCGGACAAGCGCGGCGGGGCCAACGGCGCCCGCATCCGTCTGGCACCGCAGAAAGACTGGGCCGGCAACGAGCCTGAGCGTCTGGCCAAGGTTCTGGGTATTCTGGAGCCGATTGCCGCCGAAACCGGTGCATCCGTCGCGGATGTCATCGTTCTGGCCGGCAATGTCGGTCTGGAACAGTCGATCAAATCCGCAGGCTTTGATGCAACGGTGCCCTTCGCGGCAGGTCGCGGCGACGCGACGGATGCGCAGACCGATGCCGACTCGTTCGACGTTCTGGAGCCGCTCGCCGATGGCTTCCGGAACTGGCAGAAAGAGGCCTATGCGGTCTCTGCCGAGGAGATGATGCTCGACCGGGCGCAGCTTCTGGGCTTGACGGCGCAGGAACTGACGGTCCTTCTAGGCGGCATGCGTGTCCTTGGCACCAACTATGGCGGCTCGGAGCATGGTGTTTTCACCGATCGCGTGGGCAGCCTGACCACGGATTTCTTCGTCAACCTGACCGATATGGCCAATAGCTGGCATCCGGTCGAGGGCGGCACCTATGAAATCCGGGATCGCAAGACCGGTGCGGTCAAATGGACGGCGACCAGCGCCGATCTGGTCTTTGGCTCCAACTCGATCCTGCGCGCCTATGCCGAGGTCTATGCCCAAGACGACAACCAGGAGAAGTTCGTCAAAGACTTCGTGGCGGCCTGGACCAAGGTGATGAACGCAGACCGGTTCGACTTGGCGTAACCGAGATATTGAGCGCCTGGAGCAGTCTGGGCGCTCGCGCATCTAACCAAATCAAACGGCGCTCAGATCCCTGGAGCGCCGTTTTTTATCTGTCTCAGCCCGTGGTTAGGTCACTCGATCTCAATCGTCTGGCGCAGCTCACCGCTGTCCTGATCGAAAATCAGGATTGTGTCGTCGCCGGTCACCACCGCATACCACCCTGTTCCAACTGTGAACGCTGTGACCGCCGTGCCGTCGGGCAACACAATCTGATCGGGCAGGGCAAGGCTGCTCGGGGCCGGGAAGCGGGTGACAAAGGCCCAGATCACCGTTATCACCCCGCCGATCATGACCAGCGTCAGCAAGGTCACCAGATTGCGCAGCAATTTCAGGTGCCCCGGCAGGGGCGGATCATCGTCTTGCGGAGTGTCATTCATATGCCGAGTGTCCAGATCATCACGGTCCTGATCGGCCCGGACCCAGGCAGTCGCCTTGATAAGGCACTGGCCCGCGATGTGCCAGAGGCGGCAAGCCTGAGCCGCTCGCGGCTGTCACGGCTGATCGCCGAGGGGGCGGTGCGGGTGAATGGCGATGTGGTGACCGATGGCAAGGCCCGCGTGGCCGAGGGGGCGCAGGTCGAGATCACGCTGACCGAGGCCGCCGAGATCGAGACCCGGCCCGAAGACATCCCGCTCGATATCCGCTATGAAGATGACGATCTGATCGTGGTGAACAAACCGGCTGGCATGGTTGTGCATCCGGCCCCGGGCACCCCGGGCGGAACGCTGGTCAACGCGCTCTTGCATCATTTCGGCGGCAATCTCTCTGGCGTGGGCGGCGAGAAACGTCCCGGCATCGTGCATCGGATCGACAAGGATACGAGCGGCTTGCTGGTCGTCGCAAAATCGGACCGCGCCCATCACGGGCTGGCCGATCAATTCGCGGCCCACAGTGTCGAGCGGCTCTACCAAGCGCTCTGCCACGGCGTGCCAGATCCGGCAGACCCGCGCCTGCGCGGGATCAAAGGTGTGAGCTTTGAACCGGGCGGGGTTCTGAAAATCACGACGCAATTGGCGCGTCATAAGACCGACCGGCAGCGTCAGGCGGTGCTGTTTCACGGCGGCCGCCATGCGGTGACCCGGGTGCAGGTGGCCGAGACTTTCGGCGTGGCGGCGCGGGTGGAGTGCCGCTTGGAAACCGGGCGGACGCATCAGATCCGCGTGCATATGGCCCATGTCGGCCACGGGCTGCTTGGGGATCAGACCTATGGCGGCAAGCGCCGGATCGGGGCGAAGGTGGTGGGAGAAGACTTGGCCGCCGCGCTCAATGGCTTCCCACGCCAAGCGCTGCATGCGGCCAGTTTGGGCTTTAATCACCCGGTCAGCGGCGACTGGATGCGGTTCGAGGCGGATTTGCCGGGCGACATGGCCGATTTGCTTGCGGCGCTGCGCGGTTCAGCCCTGTAACTTGTGCACAATTGCACGTTACTTTCCTGTAATACGGATTGCCGTGCGCCTCCGCTGAGTCTATTTTTATCTCAACCGAGGCAAGCACAGGTCTTGACGTGCCGCCCAGGAATACCCAGGTTAACACTAAGTTAAACGAATTTACATTATTGACGCGCCGAACAGGGGGTCCGTGACATGTCGAATTATGCAAACCTTCCCGCCCCGTCCCCGGAACAGGGCCTGAACCGCTACCTGCAGGAAATCCGCAAGTTTCCGATGCTGGAGCCGGAACAAGAATACATGCTCGCCAAACGGTGGGTGGACCATGAAGATACCGATGCCGCGCATCAGATGGTGACCAGCCACCTGCGCTTGGCGGCCAAAATCGCAATGGGCTATCGCGGCTATGGCCTGCCGCAGGCCGAAGTGATTTCCGAGGCGAATGTCGGCCTGATGCAGGCCGTGAAACGTTTCGACCCGGAAAAGGGTTTCCGCCTGGCCACCTATGCCATGTGGTGGATCCGTGCCTCGATCCAAGAATACATCCTGCGCTCCTGGTCGCTGGTGAAACTGGGCACAACCTCGGCGCAGAAGAAGCTGTTCTTCAACCTGCGTAAGGCGAAGGCCCGGATCGGTGCCCTGGAAGAGGGTGACTTGCGTCCCGAAAACGTGGCTCGCATCGCCAATGATCTGGGCGTGACGGAAACCGAAGTGATCTCGATGAACCGGCGCCTGTCGGGCGGCGATGCCTCGCTCAATGCGGTTGTCGGCAGCGATGGCGAAGGGGCGACGCAGTGGCAGGACTGGCTAGAAGATGATGATGCCGACCAGGCCGGCGATTATGCCGAGCGTGACGAGTTTCAACATCGGATGGCCCTGATGGAACAGGCGATGGATGTGCTGAACGAGCGCGAGCGCGATATCCTGACCCAACGCCGCCTGAAGGATCAGCCAGTGACGCTGGAAGACCTCTCCGGTGTCTATGATGTCAGCCGCGAGCGCATCCGCCAGATCGAAGTACGGGCGTTCGAGAAGCTGCAAAAACGGATGCGTGATCTGGCCCGGGAAGACGGATTGATGCCCGCCTGATCCCACACATGATTTAGAAACTGCAGCGCCCTCGGCCTAACCGGCCGGGGGCGTTGTCTTTTACGCTGTCGTGTTCGGCAACTCGTCTTGGATGACGGCCCGCAAGATCGTCAGCAGCGGCCGCACCGGGTCCGGACGCATGGTGATATACGTATCAGCCTTATGCAGTCTCTTTGGTATCACCGGCCGCGGGTGTGGCGAGGGTGTGAACCGCCGGAATGTCCCAGGCTTCGGCGATCTTGGCGTTTACGAACCGCCACACCACAACCGCGTCGATCAGCACCGGCGTGTCATCCAGGGTCATTGAATCCTTCACATGAACAACCACCAGCTCATCCCCGATGGGCGTGGCCGAAACTGGATTGATCTTGAACGTCCCGTTTGTGGTGCCACCGATGCGCTCAAAGAAAGTGCGCAGACCGTTGAGGCCGACATAATCGCCCTCGATCCCCGGCAGCATGGGATTGAAGAAGTGCCACACAAACCCTTCGGCAAAAAGATCGGCGGCGCCGGCGAGATCGCTCAGATCGAGTTGGGAGAGCAATGCAACATTGGGGTGGGGATCAGTCATCTCGGGCTTCGCCTTCCGCTGTATGATATCAGACCCCAGACGCTAACCGCGTTCCAGCACGTGCGTATTGATCTCCCTCAAAGCTCCGGTCTTAGGCTGTCGATTGGCGGGTTTGATACTCCCGGTCCGCGCCGATCGACCGACAGATCCCGCCAGAAGCGCGCCACAGGTGAGTCGCGCGAGCTGCATGGGGCGATGGCTCGCGGAATCGCGGTCACAACACGGCCTCCGATTTCTCACGGTTCTGCGAGGTAAGTTACTGTTTTGGAGCGGTTTGTTGCGATTGATCACGGGGCCGTGGGGGCGCGTGACAAGGGGCAGGTGATGCAGATAGGTATGTGCACATACGCACCAATATTCGTCATTTCTCACGCTTTCGTGGGGTGAAACACCGAAACACACCCCCTAAATTCATCTCATCGGACGCAGACAGCGCCCAACACAACAACCAAGACACACGACAACACACACACCGAAAGGACACCCAACATGAAACGCATCGCACTCACCACCGCCCTCGCCCTGTCGCTCGCCGCTCCGGCTTTCGCAAGCGAGCAACTGGCCGCTTCCCTCGGCGTCGACGCCGGCGACTACACCGTGGCCGAACTGATCCAACTGCGTGACGCTTATGAGAACAACGACCGGGCTTATGTCGCCTTCCTGACCGGCGGCGGTTCGGAAACGATCTCCACGCAAAGCTTCGGTGGCGTTAACCGCGCATCTGAAATCGCGCTGAGCCAGCTGGAGCAGGATGACGAGCACATCCGCGCAAACTTCGTCCGCAACGGCGGCGCAGAAGTGGTCTCGACCCAAAGCTTCGGCGGTAACCCGGTTGTGGCAGACTTCGCGCTCCGCACCCTGCAGGAAGACGACGAGCACATCCGCGCAAACGCGTTCAACTAATCCCCCAAGGCAATCGGGGGCCTCTCCCTCCCCCCAAATGCCCAAACAAAAGCCCCCCTTGCAAATCAGCAAGGGGGGCTTTCTTGTGACTGGACGCTGATCTAACACCGCGTCCGAGCAGGGAGGCGACTATGACAAATCACATCCGTTGGGGCGTTCTGGGTGCGTCGAATTTCGCGAAAACCACGATGGCGCCAGCAATCAACGAGGCGCGGCGCGGTGTCTTAGCGGCCGTTGCGAGCCGTCATACGGAAAAAGCGGCGCCTTTTGCCGAACTGGCCCCGGGGCTCCGTGTTCATAACAGCTATGACGCGCTCTTGGCGGACCCCGAGATTGATGCCGTTTACATCCCGCTGCCCAATGCGCTGCATGTGGAGTGGTCGCTCAAAGCCGCCGAGGCGGGCAAAGCGGTTCTTTGCGAAAAACCCATCGCGCTTACCGAGGCGGATTTTGATCGGCTGATCGCTGCGCGGGATCATCATGGTCCCCTGATCGCCGAAGCCTTCATGCCGGTGCATCATCCGCAATGGACCAAAACCCGCGATTTGATTGCCGAGGGCGCAATTGGCGATCTGCATCACGTCACCGGTGTCTTCACCTATGGCCTGAACGATCCGGCCAATGTGCGCAACAGTGCCGATCTGGCCGGTGGCGCTCTGCGCGATGTAGGCGTCTACCCGATCGGTACGTTTCGGTTCGCCACCGGGCTGGAACCCGACGTGACCGGTGCCGAGATGATCCGCGAGGCGGGTGTCGACGCATCGACTTGGATTTCTGCACGAGCCGGGGAGGCGCGGTTGAGATTTCATGTCTCGATGCGGGCTTCGCGACGACAAGAGATGGTGTTTGAAGGCACCCAAGGCCATATCCGCCTGCCCGCACCATTCAATGCAGGCAATCATGCCGAAGCGCAGGTGCAGCTGTGGCGAGATGGCCGGGAAGACCGCATCTTCCGCTTTCCGAAAGACCGGCAATATGTGGCCCAGGTGGAGGCATTTAATGCCGCGCTTCTTGATGGTGCGCCCTATGCCTGCCCGCTTGAGTTTTCGCGTGGCACGCAGGCCATGATTGATGCGGTGTTTGAGGTGGCGTCTTGAGCTGCCCTTAGGGTAGTCTTACGCTGAATCCGTGACCCAGGAGAAATCAGATGCCGCTCAGCGATGAAGAAAAGGTCGATGGCCGCCTGAATGGCGAGCAAGATGAACCCAGTGGTCGGGAAGGCCTGGTCATGCGGCTGATCTATATGATCATCATCGCCGTCATGATCAGCTTTGCGCAGACGGTCCTTGGCGTGCTGACGATTATCCAATTCGTCATCATGGTGATCAACAATGGCGAGCCGAATGCGCGCTTGGCCGAATTCGGCACCGATCTTGGCATTTGGATCGCCAAGGCCGCCCGGTTTCAGACCGCAGCCAGCGAGGTGAAACCCTGGCCCTGGACCGAGCTGGACTAGTCTTTGTAGTCCGGTTGCTCCCGGTCGAGCATCCGTTTCAGATAAGCGAAATGCGCGAAACTGGCACCGGCATAGTCGGCCCAACTGGCGGCTGTTTTGGCGGCAATCTCGTCTGACATGATGTTCAAGGGCTGGCCGCTGGCATAGGTGCGCATCTGAATTTCCGCCGCCTTTTCAAAGAAATACACCTGTTCGAAGGCCTCGGCGACGGTATCGGCAATGACGCTCAGCCCGTGATTGCCCATCATCAGGACCGAATGGTTGCCAAAGGCATGTGCGATCCGATTGCCCTCTTCAGTGTCATCGGCCATGCCGCCAAAACCCAGATCGACGCCCATATGGAAGAACCGCGCGGTATTTTGGTCAATCGGATAAAGCCGGGGGTCTTTCAGGCCCGCAAGCGCCGTGGTGTGCGGCGGGTGCAGATGCAACATCACCCGGGCATTGGGCCGCAACCGATGGACGGTTCCATGGATGCACCAGGCCGAGGCATCCGGGGCCTGATCGGTCGCCATAATGCTCTCATCATCGGCATCCAGGACTTGCAAATCACTCGCTCTGATCTCCGCGAAATGCCGCCATTTCGGGTTCATCAGGAAGCGTTTCCCGTCGCTGGAGATCGCGGCGCTGAAATGATTGCCAACAGATTCGTGCCAGCCGAAATGAACCGCGAGGCGGAAGGCCGCGGCAAGGTCCACGCGGAGGGCCTGAACCTCGTCGGTGCTCAGATCCCGGGGACTCATGCGTGCCCCTGTGCGACCAGCGCGCGATATGTGCTGCGCAACTCGCCCCGGTCGGTGTAGCAGCCGCGCAGATGACGCTCGCCAGAGGTCGCGGAATAGGCCTCGCGCCCATGGACGATGCGGTGATTGTCGAAACAGATGCACTCGCCCGCGTTGAGCCGGAATCGCATCAAATATGTCGGGTCATGCATATGGCGGGCAAAGCGCCAATAGGCCGGGTAGTATCGGTCGAGAAAGCGTTGATCGTGATCAAACACGTCCTGCAAATGGCCGCTGATAGTCAGCCCGGTGACCTCACCCCGCGTGTTCAGCTCAA includes:
- a CDS encoding nuclear transport factor 2 family protein, yielding MTDPHPNVALLSQLDLSDLAGAADLFAEGFVWHFFNPMLPGIEGDYVGLNGLRTFFERIGGTTNGTFKINPVSATPIGDELVVVHVKDSMTLDDTPVLIDAVVVWRFVNAKIAEAWDIPAVHTLATPAAGDTKETA
- a CDS encoding RluA family pseudouridine synthase; protein product: MPSVQIITVLIGPDPGSRLDKALARDVPEAASLSRSRLSRLIAEGAVRVNGDVVTDGKARVAEGAQVEITLTEAAEIETRPEDIPLDIRYEDDDLIVVNKPAGMVVHPAPGTPGGTLVNALLHHFGGNLSGVGGEKRPGIVHRIDKDTSGLLVVAKSDRAHHGLADQFAAHSVERLYQALCHGVPDPADPRLRGIKGVSFEPGGVLKITTQLARHKTDRQRQAVLFHGGRHAVTRVQVAETFGVAARVECRLETGRTHQIRVHMAHVGHGLLGDQTYGGKRRIGAKVVGEDLAAALNGFPRQALHAASLGFNHPVSGDWMRFEADLPGDMADLLAALRGSAL
- a CDS encoding DUF6476 family protein, whose amino-acid sequence is MNDTPQDDDPPLPGHLKLLRNLVTLLTLVMIGGVITVIWAFVTRFPAPSSLALPDQIVLPDGTAVTAFTVGTGWYAVVTGDDTILIFDQDSGELRQTIEIE
- a CDS encoding Gfo/Idh/MocA family protein; protein product: MTNHIRWGVLGASNFAKTTMAPAINEARRGVLAAVASRHTEKAAPFAELAPGLRVHNSYDALLADPEIDAVYIPLPNALHVEWSLKAAEAGKAVLCEKPIALTEADFDRLIAARDHHGPLIAEAFMPVHHPQWTKTRDLIAEGAIGDLHHVTGVFTYGLNDPANVRNSADLAGGALRDVGVYPIGTFRFATGLEPDVTGAEMIREAGVDASTWISARAGEARLRFHVSMRASRRQEMVFEGTQGHIRLPAPFNAGNHAEAQVQLWRDGREDRIFRFPKDRQYVAQVEAFNAALLDGAPYACPLEFSRGTQAMIDAVFEVAS
- the rpoH gene encoding RNA polymerase sigma factor RpoH, producing MSNYANLPAPSPEQGLNRYLQEIRKFPMLEPEQEYMLAKRWVDHEDTDAAHQMVTSHLRLAAKIAMGYRGYGLPQAEVISEANVGLMQAVKRFDPEKGFRLATYAMWWIRASIQEYILRSWSLVKLGTTSAQKKLFFNLRKAKARIGALEEGDLRPENVARIANDLGVTETEVISMNRRLSGGDASLNAVVGSDGEGATQWQDWLEDDDADQAGDYAERDEFQHRMALMEQAMDVLNERERDILTQRRLKDQPVTLEDLSGVYDVSRERIRQIEVRAFEKLQKRMRDLAREDGLMPA
- a CDS encoding class II aldolase/adducin family protein, with amino-acid sequence MSPRDLSTDEVQALRVDLAAAFRLAVHFGWHESVGNHFSAAISSDGKRFLMNPKWRHFAEIRASDLQVLDADDESIMATDQAPDASAWCIHGTVHRLRPNARVMLHLHPPHTTALAGLKDPRLYPIDQNTARFFHMGVDLGFGGMADDTEEGNRIAHAFGNHSVLMMGNHGLSVIADTVAEAFEQVYFFEKAAEIQMRTYASGQPLNIMSDEIAAKTAASWADYAGASFAHFAYLKRMLDREQPDYKD
- a CDS encoding DUF4389 domain-containing protein codes for the protein MPLSDEEKVDGRLNGEQDEPSGREGLVMRLIYMIIIAVMISFAQTVLGVLTIIQFVIMVINNGEPNARLAEFGTDLGIWIAKAARFQTAASEVKPWPWTELD